From the genome of Winogradskyella forsetii, one region includes:
- a CDS encoding ATP cone domain-containing protein, whose protein sequence is MKISNIDVIKSSGEKVKFSMEKLRASLKRSGADDKIVKQILDKVRDELYQGISTKEIYNRAFALLKKNKSYFASKYKLKKAIYELGPTGFPFEHFVSAILNYSGYKTEVGTILKGKCVSHEIDVIAHKNSETTIIECKFHSDQGLNCNVKIPLYINSRYRDIKDNWQTLKKQDASLAKGWVVTNTRFTKDAIKYGNCCGLYLLSWDYPSNDGLKDRIDRLGLYPITVSTLLSQREKQFLLSRSVVLCRDLINDKFYLDHLGISETRKNRILDEISQLCD, encoded by the coding sequence ATGAAAATTTCAAACATAGATGTTATTAAATCTTCTGGTGAAAAAGTAAAGTTTTCTATGGAAAAATTACGAGCATCCCTAAAAAGATCTGGTGCAGATGATAAAATCGTGAAACAGATATTAGATAAAGTTCGTGATGAACTCTACCAAGGTATTTCTACAAAAGAAATTTACAACAGAGCATTTGCGTTATTGAAAAAGAATAAAAGCTATTTCGCTTCAAAATATAAACTTAAAAAAGCCATTTACGAATTAGGGCCTACGGGTTTCCCTTTTGAGCATTTTGTAAGCGCTATTCTGAATTATTCAGGTTACAAAACCGAAGTTGGTACCATTTTAAAGGGTAAATGCGTATCTCATGAAATAGACGTTATAGCACACAAGAATTCTGAAACCACTATAATAGAATGTAAATTTCATAGTGACCAAGGTCTAAATTGTAATGTTAAAATTCCCTTGTATATCAATTCAAGATATCGGGACATTAAAGATAATTGGCAGACTCTAAAAAAACAGGATGCCTCACTAGCTAAAGGCTGGGTTGTGACCAATACAAGATTTACAAAAGATGCCATAAAATATGGTAATTGCTGTGGATTGTACTTATTGAGTTGGGATTATCCATCAAACGACGGATTAAAAGATAGGATAGACCGCTTGGGACTATACCCAATAACGGTATCCACATTGCTCTCACAACGTGAAAAACAGTTTCTTTTAAGTCGATCTGTTGTGCTGTGCAGAGATTTAATTAATGACAAATTTTATTTAGATCATCTTGGTATTTCAGAAACACGTAAGAACAGAATTCTTGATGAAATTTCTCAATTATGTGACTAA
- a CDS encoding universal stress protein translates to MRHRILVPTDFSKNATKALRYAIELYKDVPCDFYLLNVFTAGGNILEDLLNMEPGTESYERKKIDSENGLAKIYDMIAMTEYDNPKHHFNVISVFNNPIEAIKDAVEKNDIEIIVMGTKGETNSRKTAFGSTAIYVMEKVRNCPVIVVPLNAKSVMPKEIVFPTSYKTHYKKRELNYLVDIAKKFEATIIVLHISEENELSKEQNENRQLLENIIEDTNHKPHFLSHSSVETAINIFIESRDSDMVAFINKKHVFFGSILTDPLVKHISFHSKVPILVMHDLRN, encoded by the coding sequence ATGAGACATAGAATATTAGTACCAACAGACTTTTCCAAAAATGCAACAAAAGCATTGCGTTACGCTATAGAACTCTATAAAGATGTTCCTTGTGACTTTTATTTGCTGAACGTATTTACTGCAGGTGGTAACATCTTAGAAGACTTGCTGAACATGGAACCAGGAACTGAATCGTACGAAAGAAAAAAGATAGATTCTGAAAATGGTTTAGCAAAAATTTACGATATGATTGCCATGACAGAATACGATAACCCTAAACATCATTTTAACGTCATCTCTGTTTTCAACAATCCTATTGAAGCTATTAAAGATGCGGTAGAAAAAAATGATATTGAAATTATAGTTATGGGAACAAAAGGGGAAACTAATTCCAGAAAAACTGCTTTTGGGAGTACTGCGATTTACGTAATGGAAAAAGTACGCAACTGCCCAGTTATTGTGGTGCCACTGAATGCAAAATCGGTGATGCCAAAAGAAATAGTATTTCCCACCAGCTACAAAACACATTATAAAAAAAGAGAATTAAATTACCTCGTAGATATAGCTAAAAAATTTGAAGCAACTATTATAGTACTTCATATATCTGAAGAAAATGAGCTAAGTAAAGAACAGAATGAAAACAGACAGTTACTGGAAAACATAATAGAAGACACAAACCACAAACCTCATTTCTTATCGCACAGTTCGGTAGAAACCGCTATCAACATTTTTATTGAAAGTAGAGATAGCGATATGGTTGCTTTTATAAATAAAAAGCATGTTTTTTTTGGAAGTATTTTAACAGATCCATTAGTGAAACATATTTCATTTCATTCTAAAGTTCCAATACTGGTAATGCACGATTTAAGAAATTAA
- a CDS encoding universal stress protein, with the protein MMKRILLLTDFSENSLNAIDYSMNLFKGNTCDFFILHVKSSASYTTDDLMTLGNESIYNSIVKGEKEELDRMVLDLKTRLNSETFTFKTIVDFDNLTDAIYQVIKTRAIDLIVMGTNGVTGAKEVVFGSNTINVIRTIDCPTLIVPKGFDFRKANEILLPLDVEDTLSGNAFNKASKFTDRFSEKIHVLRIIPNSDNLPEDQKDKENLDNYLKSTDYEYHIVNDIPMNYVVDCYIQTHKIDLMILLAQPESLLERFFIGSATTRISNSIRVPLLVFHT; encoded by the coding sequence ATGATGAAACGTATACTCTTGTTAACGGACTTCTCTGAAAATTCTTTAAATGCCATTGACTATTCAATGAATTTATTTAAAGGGAATACCTGTGACTTTTTTATACTTCATGTCAAAAGTTCTGCCTCATATACTACTGATGATCTCATGACTTTAGGAAATGAAAGCATCTATAATTCAATTGTCAAAGGTGAAAAAGAGGAATTGGATCGTATGGTATTGGATTTGAAAACAAGGTTGAATTCTGAAACTTTCACATTTAAAACTATCGTTGATTTTGATAATTTAACTGATGCTATTTATCAGGTTATAAAAACTAGAGCTATTGATTTAATTGTCATGGGAACAAATGGTGTTACTGGTGCTAAGGAAGTTGTTTTTGGCAGTAATACTATAAATGTTATTAGAACTATTGATTGTCCAACCTTAATTGTTCCAAAAGGGTTTGATTTTAGAAAAGCAAATGAAATTCTTTTGCCATTAGATGTTGAAGATACGTTGAGTGGTAATGCCTTTAATAAGGCTTCTAAATTCACTGATAGGTTTAGTGAAAAAATACATGTACTGCGAATTATACCCAATAGTGACAACTTACCAGAAGACCAAAAGGATAAAGAAAATTTAGATAATTATCTTAAAAGTACAGATTACGAATACCACATAGTAAATGATATACCAATGAACTATGTTGTTGATTGTTATATACAGACCCACAAAATTGATCTTATGATATTGTTAGCGCAACCAGAAAGTCTTTTAGAGCGCTTTTTTATAGGTTCAGCCACAACTAGAATTAGTAATTCAATTCGAGTTCCCCTTTTGGTATTCCATACTTAG
- a CDS encoding universal stress protein, whose translation MKKNILLPTDFSDNAWCAAVYALKLYANVECNFYFLHSWSVLPNTARTYITSNYVNTVKEKALQQLADLKHTAENANVNANHSFEIILSKEKLQKAITTAVEKHKIDLIVMGTKGASKTRELFFGSNTVNTIKSKLCPIFVVPDEYDFVTPKQIAFPTDFNRFYGEELLPIKHLADMNNSKIRIVHITKNSNLTSMQDYNLAMLKVYLENHPHTFHWMPDYANKVQEINDFIEELDINILVMINYQHSFIEKVMNEPVVHKIGFHPKIPFLAIPCVI comes from the coding sequence ATGAAAAAAAACATCCTATTACCTACAGATTTTTCAGATAATGCATGGTGTGCAGCTGTGTATGCACTAAAATTATATGCTAATGTTGAATGTAATTTCTATTTTTTACATAGTTGGTCGGTTTTACCTAACACTGCTAGAACTTACATTACCTCAAACTATGTCAATACCGTAAAAGAAAAGGCCTTGCAACAATTAGCCGATTTAAAGCACACCGCAGAAAATGCTAATGTTAATGCTAATCATAGTTTTGAGATTATTTTAAGTAAAGAAAAATTGCAAAAAGCAATAACAACAGCGGTAGAAAAACATAAGATAGATCTCATTGTTATGGGAACTAAAGGCGCCTCAAAAACAAGAGAACTGTTTTTTGGCAGTAATACGGTCAATACTATAAAATCAAAGTTGTGTCCCATATTTGTAGTTCCAGATGAATATGATTTTGTGACCCCTAAACAAATTGCTTTTCCTACTGACTTCAACAGGTTTTACGGCGAGGAATTACTACCAATAAAACACCTAGCAGATATGAATAATTCTAAAATTAGAATAGTTCATATTACTAAAAATAGTAATTTAACGAGCATGCAAGATTATAATCTGGCGATGTTAAAAGTCTACTTGGAAAACCATCCACACACATTTCATTGGATGCCGGATTACGCCAATAAGGTTCAGGAAATAAATGATTTTATCGAAGAACTCGATATCAACATTCTAGTGATGATAAATTATCAACATAGCTTTATCGAAAAAGTAATGAACGAACCCGTGGTGCATAAAATTGGGTTTCATCCTAAAATTCCTTTTTTGGCTATTCCTTGTGTGATCTGA
- a CDS encoding sensor histidine kinase, which yields MFQQDQEIFNILLESVAEGVIVVDDHQIIVEVNNTAAKMFGYETKELLKQPLNILIPKKHQKTHDTQVKDFLKEQSHRSMKHRPDIFGAKKDGTVFPIEASLSSFKIYNQNFTMALVIDITARKDFEYNLAMKSKALQSSSNGILITDALKKDNPIIYFNPAFTELTGYSKEEILNKNCRFLQADDRDQDSIKEMRLAIKEGRSYKTIIRNYKKDGTLFWNDLSITPITNNDGIITNFIGIQNDITERKKLEQEKNHLAKIFEESLNEIYVFDAESLKFINVNHGAQINIGYSLEELLSMTPLDIKPDFSQAKFKKEIEHLEKETVDKIEFETVHRRKSGTTYPVNVHLQRSKLGNKAVYVAIILDITEQKNYTETLEKTVKIRTEELQTALAAEKDLNELKTKFLSMVSHEFKTPLSGILTSTMLLRKYKLTDQQDKREKHIDTISDKVHYLNTILNDFLSVEKLEKGKVNYKFTNFKLSKVLNEVIYNANMLLKNGQKINYPENIDDISLFQDEKILELILSNLIYNAIKYSSENTMVDINISQNETSTIFKIKDNGIGIPEKDQKNIFNRYFRAENVLLMQGTGIGLNIVKDHLENLNGSITFESIEHKGSTFTIELPNKARL from the coding sequence GTGTTTCAACAAGACCAGGAAATATTTAATATTCTATTAGAATCCGTTGCAGAAGGGGTCATAGTTGTGGATGATCACCAAATTATTGTTGAAGTGAATAATACTGCAGCAAAAATGTTTGGTTATGAAACTAAAGAACTCTTAAAGCAACCGCTAAACATTCTAATACCAAAAAAACACCAAAAGACACATGATACACAAGTTAAAGACTTTTTGAAAGAACAAAGCCATCGTTCAATGAAACATAGGCCAGATATTTTTGGAGCAAAAAAAGATGGTACTGTTTTTCCTATTGAGGCCAGTTTGAGTTCGTTTAAAATTTATAATCAAAATTTTACAATGGCCTTGGTTATTGATATTACAGCACGTAAAGATTTTGAATATAACTTAGCAATGAAAAGTAAGGCATTGCAATCTTCAAGTAATGGAATTCTAATCACAGATGCGCTCAAAAAGGATAATCCCATTATTTATTTTAATCCAGCATTTACAGAATTAACGGGCTATTCAAAAGAAGAAATCTTAAACAAAAATTGTAGATTTCTGCAGGCTGATGATAGAGATCAAGACAGCATAAAAGAAATGCGTCTAGCTATAAAAGAGGGCAGAAGCTACAAAACCATTATTCGCAATTACAAGAAAGATGGTACACTATTTTGGAATGATTTGAGCATCACACCTATCACGAATAATGATGGCATAATCACTAATTTTATTGGGATACAAAATGATATCACGGAACGAAAAAAATTAGAACAGGAGAAAAATCATTTAGCTAAGATATTTGAAGAGTCTCTTAATGAAATCTATGTTTTTGATGCTGAAAGTCTAAAATTTATCAACGTTAATCATGGTGCTCAAATAAATATAGGTTATAGTTTGGAAGAATTGCTTTCTATGACACCATTGGACATAAAACCCGATTTTTCACAAGCAAAATTTAAAAAGGAAATAGAACATCTTGAAAAAGAGACCGTTGACAAAATTGAATTTGAAACCGTTCATCGACGAAAATCAGGAACTACCTATCCCGTAAATGTACATTTACAACGTTCTAAACTTGGCAATAAAGCAGTTTACGTCGCCATTATTTTAGACATCACTGAACAAAAAAATTATACAGAAACGTTAGAAAAAACGGTTAAAATTAGAACAGAGGAATTACAGACCGCTTTAGCTGCGGAAAAGGATCTGAACGAACTAAAAACAAAATTTCTGTCTATGGTTTCGCATGAGTTCAAAACACCGTTAAGTGGTATTTTAACCTCTACCATGCTACTCAGAAAGTACAAGTTAACCGATCAGCAAGATAAACGCGAAAAGCACATAGATACCATTTCAGACAAAGTACACTATCTCAATACTATTCTCAATGATTTTCTTTCCGTAGAGAAACTGGAAAAAGGTAAAGTCAATTATAAATTTACCAATTTCAAATTAAGCAAAGTTTTAAATGAAGTCATCTACAATGCCAATATGCTCTTAAAAAATGGGCAAAAAATCAATTATCCCGAAAACATAGATGATATTTCCTTATTTCAAGATGAAAAAATTTTAGAACTGATCTTGTCAAATCTTATTTATAATGCCATTAAATATTCGTCTGAAAACACCATGGTTGATATCAACATTTCCCAAAATGAAACGAGTACTATTTTCAAAATCAAGGACAATGGCATTGGCATTCCCGAGAAAGATCAAAAAAATATTTTCAATCGTTACTTTAGAGCCGAAAATGTTTTGCTCATGCAAGGCACAGGTATTGGTTTGAATATCGTAAAAGACCATTTAGAAAACTTAAATGGCAGCATTACTTTTGAAAGCATAGAACACAAAGGTTCAACCTTTACCATAGAACTTCCCAACAAAGCGCGACTATGA
- a CDS encoding Hsp20/alpha crystallin family protein has product MSLIKFNNRNRLFPSWNNDSLTSFLSSDDFLNNDFFDEDSLMPAMNVKEHENDFEIEFAAPGFSKKDFEVTISDNMLNVCGEKKKEIEEKQGDYTRKEFSYNSFRRSLQLPKSANADQKVKATYKDGILKLNLQKKTEAKAKSKKVIEVL; this is encoded by the coding sequence ATGTCACTCATTAAATTTAACAACAGAAATAGATTGTTCCCTTCTTGGAATAATGACAGCTTAACAAGTTTTTTAAGCAGCGATGATTTTTTGAATAATGACTTTTTTGATGAAGATAGCTTAATGCCAGCAATGAATGTAAAAGAACATGAAAATGACTTTGAAATTGAATTTGCAGCACCTGGATTTTCTAAAAAGGATTTTGAAGTAACCATTAGTGATAACATGCTTAATGTTTGTGGTGAAAAAAAGAAAGAAATTGAAGAAAAGCAGGGAGATTACACACGTAAGGAGTTTAGTTACAATTCATTTAGAAGATCATTGCAACTGCCAAAATCAGCTAATGCCGATCAAAAAGTAAAAGCGACTTACAAAGATGGTATCCTTAAGCTAAATCTTCAAAAGAAAACCGAAGCTAAAGCAAAATCAAAAAAAGTAATTGAAGTTTTGTAG
- a CDS encoding universal stress protein, with translation MKQILLPTDFSENSWNAIAYAIQLFKDEECTFHLLNTYIPVIYNLEYVIGYPEQFGLVDAVRDTSRQNLFKVVSRISSEFIKNKNHTFQTHAKFDTMLSGVREAIEEFDIDLIVMGTKGATGAKEILFGSNTVQVFNEMKCPVLAIPSGFAYEAPHEILFPTDLDAIYKHSNLKILKDIVSSNQARLNAMHVSTGYELTEKQERNKDLLESMFKDSAFLFHDIKTMEVTHAINEFQVKHKINLLVMINNKHSFFENLFFKNVINQIGFHLNVPFLVIPTE, from the coding sequence ATGAAACAGATACTCTTACCTACCGATTTTTCAGAAAATTCATGGAATGCCATTGCATATGCCATACAATTATTTAAAGATGAAGAATGCACGTTTCATTTATTGAATACTTACATACCAGTAATATACAATCTTGAATATGTTATCGGATATCCAGAACAATTTGGTTTAGTGGATGCCGTAAGAGATACTTCGAGACAAAACTTATTCAAAGTGGTTTCAAGAATTTCTTCTGAGTTCATAAAAAATAAAAATCATACTTTTCAGACCCACGCTAAATTTGACACCATGTTGTCTGGTGTTAGAGAGGCTATAGAAGAATTCGACATCGACCTTATTGTAATGGGAACCAAAGGTGCAACTGGCGCAAAGGAAATCCTATTTGGTTCTAATACAGTACAGGTGTTCAACGAAATGAAATGTCCTGTATTAGCTATTCCGTCAGGTTTTGCCTATGAGGCACCACATGAGATATTGTTTCCTACCGATTTGGATGCTATCTATAAACATTCAAACCTTAAAATTTTAAAAGACATTGTTTCTTCAAATCAGGCTAGGCTAAATGCCATGCACGTCTCAACAGGTTATGAACTGACCGAAAAACAAGAGCGAAATAAAGACTTATTGGAATCCATGTTTAAGGACTCGGCATTTTTGTTTCATGATATCAAAACCATGGAAGTTACCCATGCTATCAATGAATTTCAAGTTAAGCATAAAATTAATCTATTGGTTATGATAAACAACAAGCATTCGTTCTTTGAAAACCTGTTTTTTAAGAATGTTATTAACCAGATCGGGTTTCATTTGAACGTGCCGTTTTTAGTAATTCCTACCGAATAA
- a CDS encoding response regulator, translating to MKTVLLIEDDTVLRENTAELLELSNYEVVTAANGQIGLEKAVLKKPDIIVCDIMMPVLDGYGVLEGLSKYNDTKFIPFIFLSAKTEHKDVRKGMDLGADDYITKPFTEDEIISAIKSRIAKAALFKEERESVKSTNGTNEEELSTLNDLKNFFDDNGSVFSYKKDDIIYKERHNSNYIYLILKGVVRCYKFDENGKELTTALHKEDDIFGYTSFTQNIPYRETAIALDNLKMVGVSKTELKDVLDKNHKVTLEVIQLLTDDITGVKDQLLQMAYSSVKRKTASTILRFAEKINSKPDDPIKISRYDLASVAGIATETFIRTMSDFKKQGLIEMDGRNIKVIDLEKLKDID from the coding sequence ATGAAAACAGTACTATTAATAGAGGACGATACCGTGTTACGGGAAAATACCGCCGAATTATTAGAACTTTCCAATTACGAAGTTGTCACAGCTGCGAATGGGCAAATAGGTCTAGAGAAGGCAGTGCTTAAGAAACCTGACATCATTGTTTGCGATATTATGATGCCTGTTCTTGATGGTTATGGTGTTTTGGAAGGCTTATCAAAATATAACGACACAAAATTTATTCCCTTCATCTTCTTATCTGCTAAAACCGAGCATAAGGACGTGAGAAAAGGCATGGATTTGGGTGCAGACGATTATATTACAAAACCATTTACCGAAGATGAAATTATAAGTGCCATAAAGAGCAGAATTGCAAAAGCTGCGCTGTTTAAAGAGGAACGTGAATCGGTTAAAAGCACCAATGGAACTAATGAAGAGGAGTTGAGTACTTTAAATGATTTAAAAAACTTTTTTGATGATAATGGCAGTGTTTTTAGCTACAAGAAAGATGATATCATTTATAAGGAAAGACATAATTCCAATTATATCTATTTAATTTTGAAAGGTGTCGTAAGGTGTTATAAATTTGATGAAAATGGAAAGGAACTTACCACAGCACTTCATAAAGAAGATGATATTTTTGGATATACATCCTTTACACAGAACATTCCTTATAGAGAAACTGCAATAGCCTTGGACAATTTAAAAATGGTCGGTGTTTCTAAAACTGAGCTAAAAGATGTATTGGACAAAAACCACAAAGTGACCTTAGAAGTCATTCAGTTATTGACTGATGATATTACAGGTGTTAAAGACCAGTTATTGCAAATGGCTTACAGTTCTGTAAAACGAAAAACCGCATCGACTATCCTGAGATTTGCAGAAAAAATTAATTCAAAACCAGATGATCCCATAAAAATATCCCGTTACGATTTGGCAAGTGTTGCAGGCATTGCCACTGAAACTTTTATAAGAACCATGTCCGATTTTAAAAAGCAGGGACTCATAGAAATGGACGGGAGAAATATAAAAGTTATCGACCTAGAGAAGCTAAAGGATATTGACTAG
- a CDS encoding universal stress protein, with the protein MNVLLPTDFSENAKNAISYAIDFFESRECHFYVLHVNRIEGMVAGVEPYMPTEEVIEAVYTKPSRTKLRQLLKEISANNRPNKKHRFYALTDNDFFLESIRKYVDEKKIETIVMGTKGASGLREYIIGSNTGDVITKVKCTTLVVPEHAKYSRLREIAFPSDFNLSYDINILQPLTEILKNFESKLRIVHIHKRDTQLNTEQNNNKELLNDYFEEFNPTFHFLTNKKVEDAIQCFVESRAVDMIVMVAKNLNYFQNILFHTKVEKITYHTDIPFLVLHE; encoded by the coding sequence ATGAATGTTTTATTACCAACAGACTTTTCTGAAAACGCAAAGAACGCCATTTCGTATGCCATTGATTTTTTTGAATCTAGGGAGTGTCATTTTTACGTGCTTCATGTCAACAGGATTGAAGGCATGGTCGCTGGAGTAGAACCTTATATGCCTACGGAAGAAGTTATAGAAGCGGTTTATACAAAACCATCGAGAACAAAATTAAGACAATTGCTCAAAGAAATAAGCGCGAATAACAGACCAAACAAAAAGCACCGTTTTTATGCACTTACGGATAACGATTTCTTTTTAGAATCCATAAGAAAATATGTAGATGAAAAGAAAATAGAAACAATTGTTATGGGTACAAAAGGTGCGTCAGGTCTTAGGGAATACATCATAGGTAGTAATACTGGCGATGTTATCACAAAAGTAAAATGTACCACCTTGGTCGTACCAGAACATGCTAAATATAGCAGATTAAGGGAAATTGCATTTCCATCAGATTTCAATCTATCCTACGATATTAATATCCTACAACCATTAACTGAAATTTTAAAGAACTTTGAAAGCAAACTTAGGATTGTACATATACATAAAAGAGATACCCAATTAAATACTGAACAAAATAATAATAAGGAATTGCTCAATGATTATTTTGAAGAGTTTAATCCAACCTTTCATTTTCTAACCAATAAAAAAGTTGAAGATGCCATACAGTGCTTTGTAGAAAGTAGGGCTGTAGATATGATTGTAATGGTGGCAAAGAACCTCAACTATTTCCAAAATATTTTATTTCATACCAAAGTTGAAAAAATAACGTATCACACTGATATTCCATTCTTAGTATTACACGAATAA
- a CDS encoding universal stress protein: MLSILLPTDFSENAMNAIKYALEFFKYQKTTFYFMHAYQNEFYDHEGLTSRDVFDDVLDTIKNESQTNLENLINEVKKIAPNPRFTYHSISAYNTLVEEANFIADDKNIDLIVMGTKGKSDARHIVFGSQTFQVLKYVQCPVLAIPSDYAHTQPKRILFPTNYMMPYKRRELKLLSILAKSYRSHIDVLYVSTSHKLSIRQEDNKAFIADALCENEVNFCQEESRQVTDAIKTYIKEKDIDIITMVNSQHSFLEDMLFPSNIDKVSIDLKIPLLAMQNTTRY, encoded by the coding sequence ATGCTATCTATTCTGCTTCCTACCGACTTTTCAGAAAACGCCATGAACGCCATAAAGTACGCTCTGGAATTTTTCAAATACCAAAAAACCACTTTCTATTTTATGCATGCGTATCAAAATGAGTTTTATGACCATGAAGGGTTAACCTCTCGTGACGTATTTGATGATGTTTTAGATACCATAAAAAATGAATCGCAAACCAACTTAGAAAATCTGATAAATGAAGTAAAAAAAATAGCACCAAATCCCAGATTTACATATCATTCCATTTCAGCATATAATACATTAGTAGAAGAAGCAAATTTTATTGCAGATGACAAAAATATAGATTTGATAGTCATGGGCACTAAAGGCAAATCAGATGCGCGACATATTGTATTTGGTAGTCAAACGTTCCAGGTTTTAAAATATGTGCAATGTCCTGTTCTAGCCATTCCATCCGATTATGCCCATACGCAACCCAAACGCATATTGTTCCCAACAAATTACATGATGCCTTATAAGCGTCGCGAACTGAAACTACTATCCATTTTGGCAAAATCTTACAGAAGCCATATTGATGTTCTGTATGTTTCCACAAGTCACAAATTATCCATAAGACAAGAAGACAACAAAGCGTTTATTGCAGATGCATTATGTGAAAATGAAGTGAATTTTTGCCAAGAGGAGAGTCGACAAGTAACAGATGCTATTAAGACCTATATAAAAGAAAAAGACATTGATATTATTACCATGGTTAATAGCCAACATTCATTTTTAGAAGACATGCTATTTCCTTCTAATATAGATAAAGTCAGCATTGACTTAAAAATACCGTTACTTGCTATGCAGAATACCACACGCTATTAA
- a CDS encoding MBL fold metallo-hydrolase RNA specificity domain-containing protein: MEKFVKINFLGAAGVVTGSKFLIETSEKNILIDCGMFQGLKELRLLNWEDLPIDVPSIDVVLLTHGHLDHVGYLPRLLKQGFKGKVIGTAPTLAIAEIILKDSAKIHEEEAKKANEENYTKHNPALPFYTIKDAENTIKQFEVENEDQWIQLSEHIAFRFQYNGHILGATFIELDINGKRFVFSGDIGRRNDYLLNDPKRPERADFLFIESTYGNKLHPEENVEEVLTEIVLDTIHKKGNLIIPSFAVERLQTLMFIIWRLYQKNKIPNIPIFIDSPMGNNVLDVFKRFPKWHKLSTEDYTAMCNHFNIIQSYKETWETIDDKRSKIIIAGSGMVTGGRVLTYLQQLIDEPMTTVLLVGYQAEGTRGRQLLEGTHEIKFFGKYYPVKAKIRSIKSLSAHADQQDLLDWVSHINNVPEKVFLIHGEPPALDAFRVKLKDEYHWDVTIPKLTDVCKVLV, encoded by the coding sequence ATGGAAAAGTTTGTAAAAATCAATTTTTTAGGAGCAGCAGGTGTTGTTACAGGTTCAAAATTTTTAATTGAAACTTCAGAAAAAAACATCCTGATAGATTGTGGGATGTTTCAAGGTTTAAAAGAGCTTCGACTACTTAATTGGGAAGATCTGCCTATCGATGTGCCATCCATTGATGTCGTTTTATTAACGCATGGCCATTTAGACCATGTTGGTTATCTACCTCGTTTACTAAAACAAGGTTTTAAAGGCAAAGTTATCGGTACGGCACCAACTTTAGCTATAGCAGAAATTATATTAAAGGATAGCGCTAAAATCCATGAAGAAGAGGCCAAAAAAGCAAATGAGGAAAATTACACTAAACACAATCCCGCTCTACCTTTTTACACCATTAAAGATGCCGAAAACACCATCAAACAATTTGAAGTTGAAAATGAAGACCAATGGATTCAATTATCAGAACACATCGCTTTCCGCTTTCAATATAATGGACATATTTTAGGTGCCACCTTTATAGAATTAGACATTAACGGAAAGCGATTTGTCTTTTCGGGAGATATTGGCAGAAGAAACGATTATTTATTAAACGATCCTAAAAGACCTGAAAGGGCAGATTTTTTATTCATAGAAAGTACGTATGGCAACAAATTACACCCTGAAGAAAATGTTGAAGAAGTTTTAACGGAAATCGTTTTAGACACCATCCATAAAAAGGGCAATCTCATTATTCCGAGCTTTGCTGTCGAGCGATTACAAACACTGATGTTTATTATTTGGAGGTTATATCAAAAAAACAAAATTCCGAACATTCCAATTTTTATCGATAGTCCTATGGGCAATAACGTGTTGGATGTCTTTAAGCGTTTTCCTAAATGGCATAAACTATCCACTGAAGACTATACTGCCATGTGCAATCATTTTAATATCATTCAATCCTATAAAGAAACTTGGGAAACCATTGACGATAAACGATCTAAAATCATTATTGCCGGAAGTGGTATGGTTACAGGTGGAAGGGTATTAACTTATTTGCAACAACTTATTGATGAGCCTATGACCACCGTTTTATTAGTTGGTTATCAAGCAGAAGGTACTCGTGGTAGACAACTTTTAGAAGGTACTCACGAAATTAAATTTTTCGGTAAATACTATCCTGTAAAAGCCAAAATAAGAAGTATCAAAAGCTTATCAGCCCATGCAGACCAGCAAGATTTGTTGGATTGGGTTAGCCATATTAATAACGTACCTGAAAAAGTTTTCCTAATCCATGGTGAACCTCCAGCTTTAGATGCTTTCAGAGTAAAATTAAAAGATGAATACCATTGGGATGTTACCATACCAAAGCTTACCGATGTATGCAAAGTGTTGGTTTAA